The Treponema sp. Marseille-Q3903 genomic interval CATTGCAACGCGCAGCTGCGATAAGTTCGTAATTATCCCAACAAGGCTCTGCTGAAATCATAGGCTTTGTTTCGTCTACAAATAAATCGCATACGTATGATAAAGCTGCGGTAAGGCCGGGAACAAGAATTGGCAGCGAAAAAGTTTTGCCTTTTAACAAAGGATTTTTTGATATAATTTGCTCTTTCCAAATCTTACGCAATTCAGGGTTGCCCCCGGTTTTTGCGTATGCGACCGCTTCTCGCGCATTAAAATTCGGCATACTTTTTTTGTAAGAATCGAGTTCAATTGGAGTTCCATTTACAACTGCCATACCGATTGTACCGTTTGCAAAGGTAGCATCTTTTGCAGCTTCCCCACCTTGTGAAATAATTCCGTTAGGAAAATAAAGTCTTTCACCCATCTTTGAAAAAAGAGAGTCTACTACAGAACCTGCGAGAGTTTGATTTAATTCTTGTGCTAAAGCATTTATCATAATGAGTCAATTATGCGAATTTACGCAGTTTTAGTCAATAAAAATGCATAACTATGTGATTTCTTTGCATAAATATACAAAAGAAAATCACGGCGTTTTTGATGTTGAATTTGTAACGCTGTGCTATTTTCGCTATAATCTTCAATAATATGAATAATGAAATCGAACGTTTTAAAATCATCACGAAAAAATGTCGCACAGAAGCTGCAAAGCGCCTTATTGGGCAAGAAAATCTCGTTGATGATATATTGACTGCCTTTATAGCCGGGGGACACGTATTGGTCGAAGGAGTGCCGGGACTTGCCAAAACACTCGCAATTAAAACAATAGCGGAGATTCTCGGACTTGATTTTAAACGAATTCAATTTACACCCGATTTGTTGCCTGCCGATGTTACAGGAACTTTGATATACGAACAAAACAAGGGAACTTTCACTGTAAGAAAAGGCCCTGTTTTTGCGAACGTAATTCTTGCTGATGAAATAAACCGTGCACCTGCAAAAGTTCAGTCTGCAATGCTTGAAGCGATGGAAGAACGTCAGATTACAATCGGAGAAGAAACATACAAGCTGCCGGAACCTTTTTTTGTGCTTGCAACTCAAAACCCTGTTGAACAAGAAGGCACATACAATCTGCCTGAAGCAGAACTTGACCGTTTTTTGATGAAACTTGTTGTCAAATATCCTGCTGCAGACAATGAAATTCAAATTGTCCAGACTTGCGGGAAAGCTCCTGACGTTCCGGTAAACCAGATTGTAACGGCATCTGATATCGCAGACATGAAAGCCACAGCAGACAAAGTTACATGCAGTGAAAAACTCGTTGAATATATCGTTTCGATTTTAACAGTCACACGTCCTGAAAGCCCTCACAGACAGCAGACAGGTCGTACAATTGTAAATACAACTAACACAAACGACATCACCCGTTATATTCATTTTGGAGCATCGCCACGAGCGGGGATTGCAATGCTGCAATGTGCAAAAGTTCGTGCGCTTTTTGCAGGCCGCGATTTTGTTTTGCCGGAAGATATAAAATCAGTCGCAATGAACGTATTGCGTCACAGGCTCGTCCTTTCTTACGAAGCAGCTGCAGACAATGTCACCGCAGACGAAATCATATCTCGTATTATGAACTTTATTCCTGTTCCGTAAATTCGACTTTATCCAAACGGAATTTAGAAGATGAAAACAGAACTTCTTGTAAAAAAAGCCACTTACCTCAGAATTCAGGCAGCAGAATTAGCCGAAGGAATAAAGTCGGGGAATTTTCAGTCTCTTTACCGTGGGCAGGGGATTGAGTTTACAGGAGTTCGAGACTATATACGCGGAGATGATGTCCGTTCGATTGACTGGAACGTAACTGCAAGGATGGGAAAGCCGTTTGTGAAAATGTTCGTTGAAGAACGAGAGTTTCAGATTTTTTTGATTGTAGATTCATCGCTTTCAATGAAACTTGATACAAAGTCTTGCAGAAGAACAAAATTTGAATCTGCGGAAGAAGCCGCAGCGTTAGTGACAATTGCAGCCGAATTAAACGGATGCCCTATAGGGGCGGTTTTTTTTGACGGCGCAATTTATTTTTCATGCAAACCGGCTCTCTCAAAAGAAAACACAATGAATATCCTAAACAACCTTTACCGCACTCCAAAGGGAGCGACAAAAGGCTCATCGCTTGGAAACGCAATAGAGTACGCATGCAATTTGCTTCGTATGCGTTCACTTGTTTTCGTGTTGTCCGATTTCCGAAGCGCGGAATGGGAAACTCCTATGACCGCAATTGCTCATAAAAATGACGTCATCGCAATAAATATCCACGATTTTATAGATGAAGAACTTCCATCACTCGGGACTGTCGTTTTTGAAGATGTTGAAAGCGGAATTAAAATGGATCTTCCATCATCTTCTGAAAAATTTAAGAAAGAATGGCGCAGATATAACCAAAAAAAAACGGAACGGTGGCAGGATTTTTGCTACAAGCACGGAATTCTGCCTGTCACAATGGACACAAAAAGCGAACCTCTTCAGGTTTTAAATTCCATTTTTACAAGAAAAGCAAGGACAAGATAATTCATGGCAGAAATAAAATCAGAGCAAGTCCTTCTTCCTCGCAAAGTTTATGTAGCCGACACGGCAGAACTGAGATGTTCCTTTAATTCTGACAGTGCAAATCTAAAATCGCTTTCAGAAAAAGGCGCTTTTGAGATTTCTTTTGAAAACTTTGCAGGAGAATTAGACGGAAACGATTACGACATCAAGCAGGTTCAAGTCGTCCCATCAGGGATAGATTTCTACAAGCTCGTCATAACATTTGTTCCATGGAAAACAGGCACAATCAAATTTCCGCCGATTCAGATAGAAGACCTCTACATTGACTTTGCTCCGATTCAAATTGTTTCAATCACAGAGCAAGCAAACAACGCAACTTTAAGCGGATTTGCAGCGCCGCTTTTACTTCCTGGAACGACTTACAAACTGTATGGCATGCTGATTTTTTCTTTGCTTTCATTTTTGTTGATTATCAGGCTTGTCATAAAGCGAAAAAGCATCGCATTTTTTATTAAAAACCGAAAACTTTTGCGCAAATACAAAAAAAACAAGAGAAAAACTGCAAGGCTTCTGCGTTCAATTAAAAATAAAAAAATCGGCAGCTCTGAAATCGCCGCTCAAATTCAAAAAATTATGCGGCAATATCTTGAAATACGTTTTGATTATCAGTTTACGCGGGCCGCATCATCAGAGTTTGAAGAAGGTTTTTGCAAAGCGACAGGCGGACTTTTGCCCGATGAAAAAAATATAGCGTTCGGTAAAATTTTATCAAGTTTTGTCAGAACAGATTTTATCAGATACAGTAAAAATGCTGTTTTCAACGATGGCGAAGTTGCAAAAATCGTAAAAGAGCTCATCAAAAATATCGACATAATCGAAACGGCGGCTGACAAAAACAACAAAAAGGCGGAGGAATCAAAAAATGCTTAATTTTCAAAATCCGTTTGCGTTTTTCCTCTTGCTTTTAATTCCAATTCTGTTTATTTTGCGTAGACTAAAAATTTTCAACAGGATATCTTTTCCGGCAGTTCTTTCCGATTGGAACGGACAGCATTTTACATGGCGAGGAAAATCTCAGAAGTTTTTGTCAATTCTCGCAAAAATTCTACTTGGAATAGGTTTTTCTCTTGTCGTAACCGCTTTTGCCGACCCTGCAATTTCAAGTCAAGAAAAAGTTTTTTCGACGCTCGGCACGGACATTGTTTTTGTTTTAGATACAAGCCCTTCGATGGCTGCAAAAGATGTCGACGGCAATTCTCGGCTTGAAGCAACGCTTCGTTCAATTTATTCTCTTGCAAGAGCCCACGACGGCTGCAGATTAGGGATTGTCGCTCTGGGCAGCAGTGCAGCTGTCATTGTCCCACCGACAATAGACAGCGAATCATTTAACAGCAGTCTCGGACGGATTTCTGTTGGAAGCATGGGAGACGGGTCTGCAATTGGGGACGGATTGAGCACAGCGGTGTGTCATCTTGCATCTTCATCAGCTCCAAAAAAATGTATAATTCTCTTCACAGATGGCGAAAACAATGCCGGAGAAATCCATCCTGAAACGGCAGCAAAACTAGCGGCAAACAATGGCATTACACTTTATGTCGTCGGAATCGGCTCAAAAGGTACAGTCCCTATCGAATACACAGATCCTGCGACAGGAAAACAATATTCAGGATACTTAAATTCAAACTTCAATCCTGCGTCTCTTAAAAAAATCGCAGAAATCGCCAACGGTCGTTATTTTGAAGCACAAACTTTATCCGAGCTTTCAGAAAGGCTGAACACTGTTTCAAAACAGGAACAAGTTGCACAAAATTATACGTATAAAACAGTCAACAAGCTGTATTATCAGAAATTTCTTTTTATTGCTCTTATACTTTTTTCTGCTTCTTGGTTTATCAAAAGAATTTTGTTGAAAGAACTGATATGTTTCAGGCATAAAAAAATTTTGTTTGCTCGCTCAGGATTTTTGCTTTTTGCATATATCATGCTTATTCTTGCGAATATGGGACTGACGTGGGGAACATATCTCGTACCGGTTCAAAAAAGCGGAACGGCAGTTTCTATGGTGTTTGATATTTCAAACAGTATGATGGCAAAAGACTGCCCTATGAATACGACAAGACTAAAAGCCGCCGGGACATACGCAAAAAAACTTCTTTCAAACATGAGTGGAGTACCTGTTTCAGTCGTACTTGCAAAAGGTGACGGAATCCCTGCAATTCCTCTTACAGAAGATACTGCACAGATTGAATCTTTACTTGACGCTCTTTCTCCGAATTTAATGACAGTTCCTGGTACAAGGCTCGGGAAAGGCATTTTAAAAGCAAAAGAAACATTTCCATCAAAGTACTCAGCGGCCGGAAGAATTTGGGTATTTACCGACGGAGAAGAGACTGACGGGGAACTCGTTCCTTCTTTATCTGAATGTTTAAAATCCGGCATTCCTGTTACAATTATAGGATTTGGAACAGAAAAGGGAATTGAAATCACTACCGGAGATGGAAAAACAAAAGTGAATTCTGCATTGCGCAGTCAGG includes:
- a CDS encoding VWA domain-containing protein; translated protein: MLNFQNPFAFFLLLLIPILFILRRLKIFNRISFPAVLSDWNGQHFTWRGKSQKFLSILAKILLGIGFSLVVTAFADPAISSQEKVFSTLGTDIVFVLDTSPSMAAKDVDGNSRLEATLRSIYSLARAHDGCRLGIVALGSSAAVIVPPTIDSESFNSSLGRISVGSMGDGSAIGDGLSTAVCHLASSSAPKKCIILFTDGENNAGEIHPETAAKLAANNGITLYVVGIGSKGTVPIEYTDPATGKQYSGYLNSNFNPASLKKIAEIANGRYFEAQTLSELSERLNTVSKQEQVAQNYTYKTVNKLYYQKFLFIALILFSASWFIKRILLKELICFRHKKILFARSGFLLFAYIMLILANMGLTWGTYLVPVQKSGTAVSMVFDISNSMMAKDCPMNTTRLKAAGTYAKKLLSNMSGVPVSVVLAKGDGIPAIPLTEDTAQIESLLDALSPNLMTVPGTRLGKGILKAKETFPSKYSAAGRIWVFTDGEETDGELVPSLSECLKSGIPVTIIGFGTEKGIEITTGDGKTKVNSALRSQEIENAISEATSKFNLYKNRSDLSYINSNEKGSAAKLLSQLRRSDSDNLITSYESKPVQRYKLFITLSLLSFILSYIVTEINFSKFIKKSLPAEFLALIVTLSGCGSDTVKIFDGTYSYHKKDYRHSISCFIDVSENALSMENQQTLDFALYDLGTVYAMIGENPVAIEQFAKISEEAPSNVRYAAFYNAGVLSYKAGNYEDAQKYFRKALETNSAKIEAKINFELSAKQAEEASKKNENESIQAQAHESNIPDLEKAVFKHIKENDQKQWKNSESQPSEISTEDY
- a CDS encoding MoxR family ATPase; translated protein: MNNEIERFKIITKKCRTEAAKRLIGQENLVDDILTAFIAGGHVLVEGVPGLAKTLAIKTIAEILGLDFKRIQFTPDLLPADVTGTLIYEQNKGTFTVRKGPVFANVILADEINRAPAKVQSAMLEAMEERQITIGEETYKLPEPFFVLATQNPVEQEGTYNLPEAELDRFLMKLVVKYPAADNEIQIVQTCGKAPDVPVNQIVTASDIADMKATADKVTCSEKLVEYIVSILTVTRPESPHRQQTGRTIVNTTNTNDITRYIHFGASPRAGIAMLQCAKVRALFAGRDFVLPEDIKSVAMNVLRHRLVLSYEAAADNVTADEIISRIMNFIPVP
- a CDS encoding DUF58 domain-containing protein; protein product: MKTELLVKKATYLRIQAAELAEGIKSGNFQSLYRGQGIEFTGVRDYIRGDDVRSIDWNVTARMGKPFVKMFVEEREFQIFLIVDSSLSMKLDTKSCRRTKFESAEEAAALVTIAAELNGCPIGAVFFDGAIYFSCKPALSKENTMNILNNLYRTPKGATKGSSLGNAIEYACNLLRMRSLVFVLSDFRSAEWETPMTAIAHKNDVIAINIHDFIDEELPSLGTVVFEDVESGIKMDLPSSSEKFKKEWRRYNQKKTERWQDFCYKHGILPVTMDTKSEPLQVLNSIFTRKARTR